The DNA sequence AGAGATGTTTGAGATATTAGAGATTAAAAGAATTTTTCTTTCATACTTAAAACTCAAAACCTCTGAACTGTTGAGAAATAAAATTGTTAAAAGTTATTAGATCTCTTGCAAAACTAAAATTAAAATCAATTTCTATAGAGAAATAGTCAATTTTCTTAGCTCTTATCTGTTAATTGGAACAACAAGAAATCTATTGAGCCATTTTAAATATTAATAGTGGACTCATTTTGGCTTTATTTAAACTTAGCACTCCATCTTTAATGGTGTAATTATCAACTTGTTCTAAGGTACGCAAAAAACTAATTTCTGTTTCCATATTTTCACAAGCCATCATGGTTGATGCCATTTGTTTTAACATCAGACGATTGCCTTCTTTTATTTCAAAACCGCCCATAAAATTATTACATCCTGCAAATCCGTTCACTCTATTTTCTTCCGAGTTAAAAATGAGAAAAATGGGTTCTCTTTGATTTTCACTTTTTGTGACAGGTTTACCCATCATTTCCGTTAATTGCCAACGAATATCGGTAAGGGAATCTTCATTCATGGATGCTTGTGCTACCTTGTTTAGAATGTATTTATCAGCTAAATCTCCTGAGATGCGATCGCCGTTCATGTCTAATTGAATTAACATATTTTCCCCCACAATGAATTGATTCGGGGCTTGTTCAATCCCTTGTAAAGTAATACGATTACCTGCTTCATTCCACTTAAATGTTCCTTTTTTCTCCCATGTTCTCTCGTCAATTCCTAAGTACTGCACTTGTTGAACAAAAGTTAAATCTTGATTCAAAATAATAGTAGTTTTAATTCCTTCACAACTAGCACAGGGTAAAATTCCTTCATAAACTCCATTCCAGTCTAAAGAATTTTGACTGGTATCACCAATGGCGGGAGTAACAGACTCCATAATGTCTTCAATATCTTCTGAATTTTGAGCATTAAGAGAATTTGACAAAAAATAATTAGGAATTAATAAACTTAATAAAAGAGTGGGTATAAGAATTAACTTGTGCTTCATCATCAACAGAAAAAAATAATCGGTCTTTTTATATTGTCGCATCTAAAAACGTGATACCTAAAATAATTAATCATATTTAATGTTTTTGCGTAATTTGATCACTCAATTCAATTTTCCCCAAAATCCCGTAATCAGACGACTACCATCTTTGAAAATATGAATCTCCGTTTGATCACTTGCCCAAGTAATTCTATCTTCTAATTCGGGATTAAAAACATGAACTCGTTGATTGCGGGAGGAAACGGGAGAATCGGGGGAATTAATTGCCTGAGATTGAATATAAGCACCATCAATTAAAATATCTAGTTGATTTAATAAATCTTGACTGCCGACAGGTGCAGATTCTGACTTAAGTTGTTCTAAAGTGAATCCAGTAAAAGACATCACATTTAATCCTTTAGCTTTGACTTGACGGGCAATTTCCGCTAAAGCCTCCCCTTGCCAAAAAGGTTCTCCCCCCGAAAAAGTAACTCCCTCATGACGAGGATTACTAAGGATTTTTTCCACTAATTCATCTACAGATATTAACTGATTAATTTCAAAAGACCAAGAATCGGTATTAAAACACCCTTCACATTCTCGCAAACAACCCTGAACCCAGATTACCGCACGACATCCAGGTCCATTTACTTCTGATTCATCCACATAACCCATAATGTTAAGGTATCCAGAGGGAATTTTGAGTTGTTCAAGGTAGGGATTTTTGTTGATTGCCATAAAATATTCCTTATATTAAACCTGAAACCTGAAACCTGCTACCAGATACCTGAAACCTTTATCAAATCAAGGAAGGATAATAATTAGTGCAATTCTTCAATCATAGCCGATAGTCTTTGTTTGATGTTTTCCACCTCCCCAGAGGTTTTATCTTCCATTGCCATAGATAAAATGGACAATCCCATTTCGATCGCATCTTCTCGTGTCATAATTAAACCCAATTCTTCCGCCGTAGATAAGAGACTCGGTAATTTTTGGGGATGGGTGACATCAAAAGTGAGATGAATTGTAGAAGAATCCTTGCCTCCTTGATGGGGTTGATCTTCTAAAATGGATACTTGACGACCAGTGACATTAATACTGCTAATATTGCTTAAAGCGGTTAATTCACCAGTTTTCAAAGAATGGGTGATTAATTTAGTGGTCATGATAACACCTCCGAGGTAGTGAAAATGTGTAAATAAATTTAAGATTGTTCGATTAACTGTTGGTTCGCCTGTTGGCATAATCCCAATAAATCCTCGTCAATAATGCGGTAATAACGACAATTACCCTCTCGCCGACAAGCTACCACTCCTGCTATTTTCAGGAATTGTAAATGTTTAGATACATTGGCTTGATTTAATTGAGTGCGATCGCATATCTCCGTAACCGTACATTCATTAGTACAAATAGTTTGGATAATATGTAACCGACTAGGATCGCTCAATATTTTAAAACGGTTTGCTAATTCTTCTAATCGATCGATTTCCAGGGTAGTTTTCATAATAAATTGGTAAATTTGTCTAATTAAGTTAAAATAACTCATGTTTAACTGTTATTTTTAAGTAGTTCAACTTAGATAAACAAACAATGGTTTGATTAAGAAAGAAAAATCTGGATAATCATAGTGATTCAGACATTAAAACAAAACCGATTTGATGTTTGATTAAGTAGAGCTACCTAACTGATGTTTGTCTTTTAATGGGATAGACTGCAACATAGATAAACCAAATAACACTCGCAGTCCTAACTTTTCAAACCACGGCATCCCTAAACCAGTGCGCATTTTTAACAGGAAATATTCCTCAAAAGCGGCTTTAACCCAATTCACCCAACGCCCTCTTACAGCATAGGCAAATCGTCTTTTTCCTGTGTCAGGATTAGGTAAAACAGGGGCGGCAATATAAGCAATGCCAGTATTTCCATACTCAGCAAAACAAAGAGCTTCTAAGGTAGGCTGAGTCAAAGGTGCATCAATCGCTCCTAATTCTACAGCAATATTGTGGGCAACGGCGACTCCCATTGCTTCTGTCATTTGTCCACTTTTAGGTAAGCCGATGGGAAGGAGAGTTTTTTCTGGTTGTTTTAAATCAACACAAGTTCCCAAAGCGTAAATAGATGGATAATCTGGATGTTTCTGAGAGGGTAAAACAGGAATAAAACCCTTTTCATTGGTTAATCCATGAGCTTCTCGAAGAAATTTAACTCCACCATGAGAAGGCAAAATCATAGAGTAT is a window from the Cyanobacterium sp. Dongsha4 genome containing:
- a CDS encoding 4Fe-4S single cluster domain-containing protein, translated to MAINKNPYLEQLKIPSGYLNIMGYVDESEVNGPGCRAVIWVQGCLRECEGCFNTDSWSFEINQLISVDELVEKILSNPRHEGVTFSGGEPFWQGEALAEIARQVKAKGLNVMSFTGFTLEQLKSESAPVGSQDLLNQLDILIDGAYIQSQAINSPDSPVSSRNQRVHVFNPELEDRITWASDQTEIHIFKDGSRLITGFWGKLN
- a CDS encoding copper resistance protein NlpE N-terminal domain-containing protein: MSNSLNAQNSEDIEDIMESVTPAIGDTSQNSLDWNGVYEGILPCASCEGIKTTIILNQDLTFVQQVQYLGIDERTWEKKGTFKWNEAGNRITLQGIEQAPNQFIVGENMLIQLDMNGDRISGDLADKYILNKVAQASMNEDSLTDIRWQLTEMMGKPVTKSENQREPIFLIFNSEENRVNGFAGCNNFMGGFEIKEGNRLMLKQMASTMMACENMETEISFLRTLEQVDNYTIKDGVLSLNKAKMSPLLIFKMAQ
- a CDS encoding metalloregulator ArsR/SmtB family transcription factor, with the translated sequence MKTTLEIDRLEELANRFKILSDPSRLHIIQTICTNECTVTEICDRTQLNQANVSKHLQFLKIAGVVACRREGNCRYYRIIDEDLLGLCQQANQQLIEQS